One genomic window of Ictalurus punctatus breed USDA103 chromosome 23, Coco_2.0, whole genome shotgun sequence includes the following:
- the bhlhe22 gene encoding class E basic helix-loop-helix protein 22, translating into MDRRTNFGDVFHKTLSVSGKKMDSLRAPGVEPPCREHQSPLGSFDPPDSDPLQAVGGGVGSLGLPGGSMRAPYGVGGEGASGQSSGGEQSPDDDSDDRCEMMLLATARDPRTTSAAAGASGAKCETGKKNREQKMLRLNINARERRRMHDLNDALDELRAVIPYAHSPSVRKLSKIATLLLAKNYILMQAQALEEMRRLVAYLNQGQAVSLAPSLSAYEQPPAYPAFPGGAAAASSCPDKCALFNSVTSSLCKQCTDKP; encoded by the coding sequence atGGACAGGAGGACGAACTTTGGGGACGTTTTTCACAAAACTCTGAGCGTCTCGGGGAAAAAGATGGACTCGTTGCGCGCGCCGGGTGTCGAGCCGCCGTGCAGAGAGCACCAGTCGCCGCTCGGATCTTTCGATCCGCCAGACTCGGACCCTCTTCAGGCTGTCGGAGGAGGAGTGGGGTCTCTCGGTCTCCCTGGTGGATCCATGCGGGCGCCGTATGGCGTTGGAGGCGAAGGTGCGAGCGGACAGAGCAGCGGCGGAGAGCAGAGCCCGGACGACGACAGCGACGACCGGTGCGAGATGATGCTCCTGGCGACGGCTCGAGACCCGAGGACGACTTCTGCAGCGGCGGGTGCGTCGGGCGCAAAGTGCGAGACGGGGAAGAAGAACCGGGAGCAGAAGATGCTGCGGCTCAACATCAACGCGCGCGAGCGGAGACGGATGCACGACCTGAACGACGCGCTGGACGAGCTGCGGGCGGTCATCCCTTACGCGCACAGTCCGTCCGTGCGCAAGCTCTCCAAGATCGCCACGCTGCTCCTCGCCAAGAACTACATCCTCATGCAGGCGCAGGCGCTGGAAGAGATGAGACGGCTCGTAGCGTACCTCAACCAGGGCCAGGCCGTGTCGCTTGCGCCGAGTCTGAGCGCGTACGAGCAGCCGCCCGCGTACCCCGCGTTCCCCGGCGGAGCCGCCGCGGCCTCCTCGTGCCCCGACAAATGTGCCCTTTTCAACAGCGTCACCTCCAGTCTGTGTAAACAGTGTACCGACAAgccttaa